The following are from one region of the Acidobacteriota bacterium genome:
- a CDS encoding HYR domain-containing protein: protein MKSNPHFTRVILLAVVLISAWLLSLAGLKLVNADTGIIENSTYHFSNSTDAGDLDPAMFYAVYTVDNLGDTGAGTGTTGDFRYCLSQANAAGGSNTINFSVTGTINLSSALPAINNDLTINGPGANALTINGNNFAVVFNISTNKTVNINGVTITGGNGTSLVAGGIDNSGNLTLNGCHITGNAGKFAGGLQNLGSLTVLNSTFSNNTATLTGFNNGGGISQSNNGVMLVTNTTISGNQATAFGNANGGILIFDGTAVITNSTITDNKGGTNDSVGGIRRNFGLVVVRNSIVAANRNNSTVPDVGGGLTSQGYNLIGNVGGEVLFDQPGDQTGTGAAPLDPLVAPLTNNGGTTPTHALYGGSPTIDKGLSFDSVIDQRGLARTFDDPNIASATGGDNTDIGAYEAQTVLPSFGNYPNTSVPLGANTTITPSAPPFMMSRVSVSTSAKFKGTLTANPVTGVVRVTNAYPSGIYTLTLNGFGANGVGRRSFTLTVQSGTPCENPLAFTYAPDVALNPFSNSLAVGDFNEDGRQDFVAGYDSPDPASVRLGDGAGNFSGSTTVSAQPFIRAIVVGDFNEDGHQDLGLSNNSVLRSVSIRLGDGAGNFSGTLNVPTGAIPNAVAIGDFNGDGHQDLATANEIDNTVSIRFGDGQGNFSGTSEIAVGERPYSIAVSDFNGDGKLDFATANLNGNAASVRLGNGAGSFANAPDIALGGFQQFVVAGDFNSDNKPDLAIAMVSVNVVAIRLGDGAGNFSGMTNVPVSSGPACIALGDFNNDAKLDFATTNIGFGTVSVRLGDGSGNFTGFTPTSEVTVNPNPRYLAVADFNGDDFQDFVVVHFNAQNSGAIRLNSSCPPPNTPPTITAVAPLSRQKAAPAINSKIAAVNDDDQTANTLTVTATPLSGTGVSITNISVAVNGDVTADVTADCGATNSTFTLTVSDAQLASATETLTVNVTPETTPPAIECPANITQSTDLNQCLAVVNYTLPAANDNCPGVGTVVCSPASGSNFQKGVTTVTCTVSDASGNPASCSFTITVNDTQAPNMLCPPNITMPTDTNLCSAAVTYPPLNPTDNCPGVGSVTCTPASGSTFQKGITTVTCSVSDASNNTAVCTFTVTINDTQNPTITCPTNITQSTDSGVCTAVVNFTTPTPADNCPGATVACVPATGSTFNKGITTITCTATDTSNNAASCTFTVTINDTQQPTINCPANKTVSTDANQCSAVVTYTSATATDNCPGVGTVTCTPPSGSTFQKGTTTVTCSVSDAATPTANSASCTFTITVNDTQPPSIACPAPVTVPTTSNQCSAVVTYTMPTGTDNCPGVGAVTCVPPSGSTFPKGITSVTCSVSDAAGNSTNCSFAVTVNDTQNPTLSCPANITQTTTTGCLTVTYTTPTGSDNCPGVAVNCVPPSGTCFAVGTTTVTCTATDTSNNSASCLFTVTIIPCTISCPADVVKANDTNQCGALVNYPSPSTTGNCGTVVCSPPTGSFFAKGVTTVSCTTTVGPSCAFTVTVNDTESPGITCPSNISQSTDANVCQAVVNYPTPAVTDNCSGVGAVACSPASGATFTKGTTTVNCSVSDAAGNSAACSFTITVNDTQQPNMTCPANITTATAPNQCQASVSYQTPVATDNCPGVGGVTCLPNSGSVFAKGVTTVTCTVSDAAGNTRTCSFTVTVNDMQPPGIVCPANLTVPTLPDLCAATVNYQTPMATDNCPGITIACVPPSGASFPKGTTMVACTATDASGNKSSCSFTITINDTQAPTISCPQNITAPIAPNQSCVVVNYPAPQVSDNCPGESVVCVPPSGSCFGLGVTTVSCTATDASGNTANCSFVVTTFDICIQDDSNATTVLLLNSLTGDYVFCCGVDKYFGKGTVTKRGGVITLTHNPSDRRVLATINQSVRTATGSLQSPPGTLQCSIADRNILDNSCNCTLPNNRRP from the coding sequence ATGAAATCTAATCCCCATTTCACACGGGTCATTTTATTAGCAGTTGTTTTAATCAGCGCGTGGTTATTGTCTCTCGCCGGTTTAAAACTGGTAAATGCCGATACCGGGATAATCGAAAACAGTACCTATCATTTTTCCAACTCAACCGATGCCGGAGACCTCGACCCGGCAATGTTTTACGCTGTCTATACCGTCGATAACCTCGGCGACACGGGAGCGGGGACAGGAACAACCGGAGATTTTCGTTATTGTCTGTCACAGGCGAATGCTGCGGGAGGAAGTAACACGATTAACTTCAGCGTGACGGGGACAATCAATTTATCGAGCGCGCTTCCGGCGATTAACAATGACCTGACGATTAATGGCCCGGGAGCGAATGCGTTGACTATCAATGGGAATAATTTCGCGGTGGTTTTTAATATTTCCACCAATAAGACCGTCAATATCAATGGCGTGACGATTACCGGTGGCAACGGCACCAGTCTGGTTGCCGGTGGCATAGATAATTCAGGCAACCTGACCCTCAACGGGTGTCACATTACTGGCAATGCGGGAAAATTTGCCGGCGGTTTACAGAACTTAGGCAGCTTAACCGTTCTCAACAGTACCTTCTCTAACAATACGGCTACACTTACGGGGTTTAACAACGGGGGCGGGATTTCGCAAAGCAATAATGGAGTGATGCTTGTAACCAACACGACGATTAGTGGAAATCAAGCAACCGCTTTTGGCAATGCCAATGGCGGCATCTTGATATTTGATGGAACGGCAGTCATAACCAACAGCACCATCACAGACAATAAAGGCGGGACGAACGATAGCGTCGGGGGCATAAGAAGAAACTTCGGTCTGGTGGTTGTGCGTAATTCGATTGTCGCGGCAAATCGCAACAATTCCACGGTGCCGGATGTTGGTGGCGGACTGACATCGCAGGGCTACAATCTGATTGGTAATGTCGGCGGCGAGGTGCTTTTTGATCAACCTGGTGATCAGACGGGAACCGGCGCTGCACCGCTTGACCCGCTTGTCGCCCCGCTCACCAATAACGGCGGAACCACACCCACCCATGCGCTTTATGGTGGCAGCCCTACAATTGATAAAGGTTTGAGTTTCGATTCAGTGATTGACCAACGTGGACTTGCACGCACCTTCGATGACCCGAATATCGCATCAGCCACCGGCGGCGATAATACGGACATCGGAGCTTATGAAGCCCAGACTGTTTTGCCATCATTTGGAAATTATCCCAACACCAGTGTGCCGTTAGGCGCGAATACGACCATCACGCCGAGCGCGCCGCCTTTTATGATGAGTCGCGTCAGTGTTTCAACATCAGCAAAATTTAAAGGGACGTTGACCGCCAATCCTGTGACCGGTGTAGTGCGGGTGACCAACGCCTATCCGTCAGGGATTTATACGCTAACCCTGAATGGATTCGGAGCCAACGGAGTGGGTAGGCGTTCGTTTACCCTGACGGTGCAAAGTGGCACGCCTTGCGAAAACCCTCTGGCTTTTACCTACGCGCCTGATGTTGCGCTCAACCCGTTTTCCAATTCGCTGGCGGTGGGGGATTTTAACGAAGACGGGCGTCAGGATTTTGTTGCCGGATATGATAGTCCCGACCCGGCTTCTGTACGCCTGGGTGATGGGGCAGGTAATTTTTCGGGTTCGACCACCGTTAGCGCCCAACCGTTTATTCGGGCAATTGTGGTGGGTGATTTTAACGAAGATGGCCATCAGGATTTGGGGCTTTCTAATAACAGTGTGCTTCGCAGTGTGTCCATTCGTCTTGGAGATGGAGCCGGAAATTTTTCAGGTACACTGAATGTGCCAACCGGAGCGATTCCAAATGCCGTGGCTATCGGAGATTTCAACGGTGATGGTCATCAGGATTTAGCCACAGCCAATGAAATTGATAATACGGTTTCAATTCGATTTGGAGATGGTCAGGGGAATTTTTCGGGCACTTCGGAAATAGCCGTAGGCGAACGTCCATACTCTATCGCGGTCAGTGATTTTAATGGTGATGGCAAGCTGGATTTTGCCACTGCGAATTTAAATGGGAATGCGGCTTCAGTTCGTTTGGGAAATGGCGCGGGCAGTTTTGCGAATGCTCCCGATATTGCGCTGGGTGGATTTCAACAATTTGTCGTTGCGGGTGATTTCAATAGCGATAATAAACCCGACCTCGCCATTGCGATGGTCAGCGTGAATGTCGTTGCCATTCGCCTCGGTGATGGCGCAGGTAATTTTTCGGGGATGACGAATGTCCCGGTCAGTTCAGGTCCAGCCTGCATCGCGCTTGGCGATTTCAATAATGACGCCAAACTCGATTTTGCGACCACCAATATTGGATTTGGTACGGTATCGGTGAGACTTGGTGATGGGTCGGGTAATTTCACAGGTTTTACTCCAACGAGCGAAGTAACCGTGAACCCCAACCCGCGATACCTGGCGGTTGCTGATTTTAATGGGGATGATTTCCAGGATTTTGTTGTTGTTCATTTCAACGCGCAGAATTCGGGAGCCATTCGTTTGAATAGCTCTTGTCCGCCACCCAATACGCCTCCGACAATCACAGCCGTCGCGCCATTATCGAGACAAAAGGCTGCGCCGGCGATCAACTCCAAAATTGCTGCGGTTAATGACGACGATCAAACGGCAAACACCTTAACAGTGACTGCGACACCTTTATCCGGGACTGGCGTTTCCATCACTAACATCAGCGTCGCGGTCAATGGTGATGTCACGGCTGATGTCACGGCTGATTGCGGCGCAACCAATTCGACTTTCACGCTAACCGTTAGCGATGCTCAGTTGGCTTCTGCCACAGAGACGCTTACGGTTAATGTGACGCCAGAGACCACGCCTCCAGCAATCGAATGTCCAGCGAATATCACTCAATCGACGGACTTGAATCAATGCTTGGCGGTTGTCAATTACACATTGCCTGCTGCAAATGATAATTGCCCCGGCGTAGGCACGGTGGTTTGTAGCCCGGCATCAGGTTCAAACTTTCAAAAGGGTGTGACAACGGTGACCTGCACCGTGAGTGATGCGAGCGGCAATCCCGCTTCTTGTTCATTCACCATAACGGTCAACGACACACAGGCTCCCAACATGCTCTGCCCGCCGAATATCACCATGCCGACAGATACAAATCTTTGTTCGGCAGCGGTTACTTATCCACCGCTTAATCCAACCGATAACTGTCCTGGAGTTGGCAGCGTCACCTGCACACCTGCCAGCGGGTCAACTTTCCAAAAGGGAATAACTACGGTCACCTGTTCGGTCAGCGATGCAAGTAACAACACAGCCGTTTGCACCTTCACGGTGACAATCAATGATACGCAAAATCCGACAATTACCTGTCCGACGAATATCACCCAATCAACCGACAGCGGGGTTTGCACAGCGGTTGTGAATTTTACGACGCCGACACCAGCGGATAATTGTCCGGGCGCGACCGTCGCTTGTGTTCCGGCAACCGGTTCAACGTTCAATAAAGGCATCACGACCATCACCTGTACCGCGACCGATACGTCGAACAATGCTGCGTCCTGCACCTTTACAGTAACCATTAATGATACGCAGCAGCCGACAATAAATTGTCCTGCGAATAAAACGGTCAGTACCGATGCTAATCAATGTTCGGCAGTGGTGACCTATACATCGGCGACCGCGACGGATAATTGTCCGGGTGTTGGAACCGTGACCTGCACCCCGCCATCGGGTTCAACCTTTCAAAAGGGAACGACTACGGTTACATGTTCAGTAAGCGACGCCGCAACCCCTACTGCGAATAGCGCGAGCTGTACATTCACGATAACGGTAAATGATACACAACCCCCAAGTATTGCCTGTCCTGCCCCCGTCACCGTGCCGACCACGTCAAATCAATGCTCGGCGGTGGTGACCTATACAATGCCAACCGGAACGGATAATTGTCCGGGTGTTGGGGCAGTGACTTGTGTGCCGCCGTCAGGTTCGACTTTTCCCAAAGGGATTACCTCGGTGACCTGTTCGGTTAGCGATGCCGCAGGCAATTCAACTAATTGTTCATTTGCGGTCACGGTTAACGACACGCAAAATCCTACGCTGAGTTGTCCTGCGAATATTACTCAAACGACAACGACAGGTTGTTTAACGGTGACCTACACAACCCCGACAGGCTCAGATAATTGTCCAGGCGTAGCGGTGAATTGTGTGCCGCCATCAGGAACCTGCTTTGCTGTTGGCACAACGACGGTCACCTGCACAGCGACCGATACCAGCAATAACAGCGCAAGCTGTTTGTTCACTGTGACAATTATCCCTTGCACTATTAGTTGCCCGGCGGATGTCGTGAAAGCCAATGATACGAATCAATGCGGCGCGTTAGTCAATTATCCGTCACCTTCAACGACGGGCAATTGCGGAACGGTGGTTTGCAGTCCGCCCACCGGGTCATTCTTTGCAAAAGGGGTGACAACCGTAAGTTGCACTACGACTGTGGGTCCGAGTTGTGCTTTCACGGTAACGGTTAATGATACGGAATCACCGGGCATCACTTGTCCGTCTAATATTTCGCAATCGACCGATGCAAATGTTTGTCAGGCAGTGGTGAATTACCCAACCCCGGCAGTAACCGATAATTGTTCCGGTGTTGGCGCAGTGGCTTGTTCGCCGGCATCGGGGGCGACATTTACTAAGGGCACGACGACAGTGAATTGTTCAGTAAGTGATGCTGCGGGGAATTCGGCTGCCTGCTCATTCACCATAACCGTGAATGACACACAGCAACCGAATATGACTTGTCCGGCAAATATCACAACCGCTACAGCGCCGAATCAATGCCAGGCAAGCGTCAGTTATCAAACTCCGGTGGCAACCGATAATTGTCCGGGCGTCGGCGGTGTCACTTGCCTGCCAAATTCGGGCAGCGTTTTTGCCAAGGGAGTGACGACGGTGACTTGTACCGTGAGCGATGCGGCTGGCAATACGCGGACGTGTTCATTTACGGTTACGGTAAATGATATGCAACCGCCGGGTATCGTTTGCCCTGCGAATCTCACGGTTCCCACTTTGCCTGATCTTTGCGCAGCGACAGTGAATTATCAAACGCCTATGGCAACGGATAACTGTCCGGGCATAACCATTGCCTGTGTGCCACCGAGCGGGGCGAGTTTCCCGAAAGGCACAACGATGGTGGCGTGTACGGCGACCGATGCCAGCGGCAACAAATCGAGTTGCAGTTTCACGATAACCATCAATGATACACAAGCCCCGACGATTAGCTGTCCGCAAAACATCACCGCACCGATAGCGCCGAATCAGAGTTGTGTGGTGGTGAACTACCCGGCACCGCAAGTGAGTGATAACTGTCCTGGCGAGAGTGTGGTGTGTGTGCCGCCATCGGGGAGTTGTTTCGGCTTAGGCGTGACGACGGTGAGTTGCACGGCGACCGATGCCAGCGGCAACACGGCGAATTGTTCCTTCGTAGTAACGACCTTTGACATCTGCATTCAGGATGACAGCAATGCGACAACGGTGTTGTTACTCAACAGCCTGACGGGCGATTATGTGTTCTGTTGTGGCGTCGATAAATACTTCGGCAAGGGCACCGTGACCAAGCGGGGCGGGGTGATCACCCTGACACATAATCCTTCGGATAGGCGTGTGCTTGCCACTATCAATCAAAGTGTGAGGACAGCAACAGGTAGTTTGCAATCGCCTCCGGGAACGCTTCAATGTTCTATCGCCGATAGAAATATTCTGGATAATTCCTGTAACTGCACACTCCCCAACAACCGCAGACCATGA